A genome region from Natranaeroarchaeum sulfidigenes includes the following:
- a CDS encoding DUF7504 family protein — protein MSDETIDVIEGGSVLLLGVSGSVTEECCDTLLDVGPAASRAEIRVSFPVDITDRPRLDTGTTGRQPNKHGQITVGDVLRSAESSSPDFDAPVASDIVEDPGNLTGIGTSVSKFCETWSTSDHRIVLCFDSITRLLEHSDPEVVFQFLHTLLERLDGVDTVSHFHIDPDSHDEQLISTVSSLFDQVVDPNDPGELLDESNLEDETDDTEPSLSDGIPATSGSSQASDDDIAARLNDQPRTQEDSTQRRGASSSEATDDDIAEQLDELDSTEPDE, from the coding sequence ATGAGCGATGAGACGATCGACGTAATCGAGGGTGGGTCGGTATTACTGCTAGGTGTTTCTGGATCGGTAACTGAAGAGTGCTGTGACACACTTCTGGATGTTGGTCCGGCGGCCAGCAGAGCCGAGATACGTGTGAGTTTCCCCGTGGACATAACTGATCGACCCCGTCTCGATACGGGGACAACTGGTCGGCAACCGAACAAACACGGACAGATCACCGTCGGCGACGTTCTACGGTCTGCAGAGTCGTCGAGTCCGGACTTCGATGCACCAGTAGCTTCCGATATCGTCGAGGATCCCGGCAATCTAACCGGGATTGGAACGTCCGTGAGCAAGTTCTGTGAGACATGGTCGACGAGCGATCACCGGATCGTCCTGTGCTTTGATTCGATCACACGACTTCTGGAACACTCCGATCCAGAAGTCGTATTTCAGTTTCTGCACACGCTCCTCGAACGGCTCGACGGTGTGGATACCGTCTCGCATTTCCATATCGACCCCGACAGCCACGACGAGCAACTTATTTCCACGGTCTCGTCGCTGTTCGACCAGGTCGTCGATCCGAACGATCCAGGAGAGCTACTCGACGAGTCGAACCTCGAAGACGAGACGGACGACACTGAGCCATCCCTCAGTGACGGCATCCCGGCGACATCGGGCTCGTCACAGGCCTCTGATGATGACATCGCAGCGCGCCTGAACGATCAACCACGCACACAGGAAGACAGTACACAGCGCCGAGGTGCTTCGAGTTCGGAAGCGACCGACGACGATATTGCCGAACAGTTGGACGAGCTCGATAGTACCGAGCCTGACGAGTAG
- a CDS encoding DUF7573 domain-containing protein: MPEDSSLTEFTEMADDQSQASPEDETDQQSTDAVGDTLTVTFTWSGDGGYCAECKETVARRWTSAGQLVCTDCKEW; encoded by the coding sequence GTGCCAGAAGACTCGTCGCTGACCGAATTCACGGAGATGGCTGACGATCAGTCGCAGGCGTCTCCCGAGGACGAAACGGACCAGCAGTCGACGGACGCGGTCGGAGACACGCTAACAGTCACATTCACGTGGAGCGGTGACGGCGGGTACTGTGCGGAGTGCAAGGAAACGGTCGCGCGTCGTTGGACCAGTGCCGGCCAACTCGTCTGTACTGACTGCAAAGAGTGGTAA
- a CDS encoding endonuclease/exonuclease/phosphatase family protein — translation MNTLWIMSYNVRYDTSEDGEDSWSERRDGVADIVRTRRPDLVGFQEALPHQLADLRDRLPEYEILGQGRRADGGGEHTPIGFRRDRFSLLDRETFWLSETPDQPGSVGWDAELPRIATRFWLRDEVAGETLTHCNTHLDHAGEQARREAAALLVRELDSDGPTILTGDWNCEPDSPPHRLLADSPLRDARAVSTTPPFGPPTTRTDFESLHDEWIIDHVFVDTAFSVRQSGTCSETDQRQRYPSDHLPVLAELQYGNH, via the coding sequence ATGAACACGCTGTGGATCATGAGCTACAACGTCCGGTACGATACGTCGGAGGATGGTGAGGATTCGTGGTCCGAGCGCCGGGACGGCGTCGCGGACATCGTCCGTACGCGCCGTCCAGATCTCGTGGGGTTCCAGGAGGCGCTCCCCCACCAACTCGCCGACCTCCGTGATCGGCTTCCGGAGTACGAGATCCTCGGTCAGGGACGACGGGCGGACGGTGGCGGCGAGCACACGCCAATCGGATTCAGGCGTGATCGATTCTCGCTACTGGATCGAGAGACGTTCTGGCTCTCCGAGACGCCCGATCAGCCCGGTAGCGTCGGCTGGGACGCCGAACTGCCCCGGATCGCGACCCGTTTCTGGTTACGCGATGAGGTGGCCGGAGAGACACTCACCCACTGTAACACGCATCTCGACCACGCGGGAGAGCAGGCGCGACGTGAAGCAGCAGCGCTGCTCGTACGTGAACTCGACAGCGACGGGCCGACGATTCTGACCGGCGATTGGAATTGTGAACCTGACTCTCCGCCGCATCGACTACTCGCAGACTCCCCGTTGCGTGACGCTCGTGCCGTGAGTACCACGCCACCGTTCGGCCCCCCGACCACCCGGACCGACTTCGAATCGCTGCACGACGAGTGGATTATCGATCACGTCTTCGTCGACACTGCGTTCTCCGTTCGACAGTCTGGCACCTGCTCGGAAACGGATCAACGACAGCGTTACCCGTCAGATCATCTTCCGGTACTCGCAGAGCTACAATACGGCAACCATTGA
- a CDS encoding YqjF family protein, whose product MINRPTALSMRWEDVLFAHWPVDPELVQSTLPDGLDVDEFEGQAYLSVVAFVMSNISPRGVPFGLSFPELNLRTYVTHGDGPPGIYFYNLDADDRIGVPVARTLFGLPYYRAEMDVARFHEGIRFRSRRTHDGVPPASFDATYRPTGEPYQPEPGTLEGFLTERYRFYAVGHDRLPAVDLGGDQLYAGDIAHDPWTLRDADVEIDRNDLFEAAGFDVPESEPIYQYGPEIDVTAGRVRRL is encoded by the coding sequence ATGATCAACCGTCCGACTGCGCTGTCGATGCGCTGGGAAGACGTGCTCTTCGCCCACTGGCCAGTCGATCCCGAGCTCGTCCAGTCGACACTCCCGGACGGCCTCGACGTCGACGAGTTCGAGGGACAGGCATATTTGAGCGTCGTTGCGTTCGTGATGAGTAACATCAGCCCGCGCGGTGTCCCGTTCGGGCTCTCGTTTCCCGAGCTGAACCTGCGTACCTACGTTACCCACGGGGATGGACCGCCGGGAATCTACTTCTACAACCTCGATGCGGACGACCGGATCGGCGTCCCGGTTGCCCGCACACTGTTCGGGCTCCCGTACTACAGAGCCGAGATGGACGTCGCTCGATTTCACGAGGGGATCCGATTCCGAAGTCGGCGAACTCACGACGGCGTTCCGCCTGCATCTTTCGACGCGACATACCGTCCGACTGGAGAACCGTATCAGCCAGAGCCGGGAACGCTGGAGGGATTCCTGACCGAACGCTACCGGTTCTACGCGGTTGGCCACGACCGACTGCCAGCGGTCGACCTCGGCGGTGATCAACTGTACGCCGGGGATATTGCACACGACCCCTGGACGCTGCGCGATGCCGACGTCGAGATCGATCGAAACGACCTGTTCGAGGCCGCCGGGTTCGACGTTCCGGAAAGCGAGCCGATCTACCAGTACGGTCCCGAAATCGACGTTACAGCCGGTCGAGTGCGGCGGCTGTAA
- a CDS encoding RNA-guided pseudouridylation complex pseudouridine synthase subunit Cbf5 — MRGPPAERSPAELLSFGVINLDKPPGPSAHQVTGDLRDAVGEHVPEDAYAGEWGAAHSGTLDPKVTGCLPVLLGDATRLAQVFLEGSKEYVAVLELHDDPPSDIEAVVAEFEGRLYQKPPKKSAVSRRLRVREVYDLDLLEVRERQALLRIRCESGTYIRKLCHDIGLALGTGGHMGHLRRTATDPFDDTDLQTMHDLVDALAVLDDGEEGPLRDVVSPAERALTHIPRVTIAHSAAQEVAEGAPVYAPGVIDVDGVDENVTEPLVACYTPDDAAVCLGRLVGDPDTERGTAVELERVLV; from the coding sequence ATGCGTGGCCCGCCAGCGGAACGATCGCCCGCCGAGTTACTTAGCTTCGGCGTCATTAATCTCGATAAACCCCCTGGCCCCTCCGCACATCAGGTGACGGGCGACCTCCGGGATGCGGTCGGCGAACACGTTCCGGAGGACGCGTACGCCGGTGAGTGGGGCGCGGCCCATTCCGGGACGCTCGATCCGAAGGTAACCGGCTGTCTGCCAGTCCTGCTCGGTGACGCGACCCGGCTCGCACAGGTGTTTCTCGAGGGAAGCAAGGAGTATGTCGCGGTCCTTGAGCTTCACGACGATCCGCCCAGCGATATCGAAGCGGTTGTGGCCGAATTCGAGGGACGGCTCTACCAGAAGCCGCCCAAAAAGAGCGCCGTCTCCCGTCGTCTGAGAGTTCGTGAGGTCTATGATCTCGATCTCCTTGAGGTGCGAGAACGGCAGGCACTCCTGCGGATCCGGTGTGAGAGCGGAACGTACATCCGCAAGCTCTGTCACGATATCGGCCTTGCGCTGGGAACCGGCGGACATATGGGCCATCTTCGCCGCACAGCCACCGACCCGTTCGACGACACGGATCTGCAGACTATGCACGATCTCGTCGACGCGCTTGCGGTACTCGACGATGGCGAGGAGGGTCCGCTACGGGATGTCGTCTCGCCAGCAGAACGCGCCCTCACTCACATTCCACGTGTAACGATTGCCCATTCTGCCGCTCAGGAAGTCGCCGAGGGGGCACCGGTGTACGCGCCGGGCGTGATCGATGTCGACGGTGTAGACGAGAACGTCACAGAGCCACTGGTCGCGTGTTACACGCCGGACGATGCGGCGGTCTGTCTCGGACGGCTGGTCGGTGATCCCGACACCGAACGCGGGACCGCGGTCGAACTCGAACGCGTTCTCGTTTGA
- the cmk gene encoding (d)CMP kinase, with translation MLLTVSGPPGSGKSTTAAALADEFGIEHVSGGDIFRSLAEERDYSLAQFNELAEEDDQIDRDLDRRLQTIARERDDIVLESRLSGWLAADEADVRIWLDAPLHVRAARIADREDKSVDQAKRETEEREASERDRYLDYYDIDIADLSIYDLSINTARWDEATVFDLLVESVEGYDAASDEGKLQITADYEF, from the coding sequence ATGTTACTAACAGTCTCCGGCCCGCCGGGCAGCGGGAAGAGCACTACTGCGGCGGCGCTGGCCGACGAGTTCGGCATCGAGCACGTGAGCGGCGGCGATATCTTCCGCTCGCTGGCAGAAGAGCGGGACTACTCACTCGCCCAATTCAATGAACTCGCGGAGGAAGACGACCAGATTGATCGGGATCTCGACCGACGACTCCAGACGATCGCTCGCGAACGCGACGACATCGTGCTCGAATCTCGACTGTCGGGCTGGCTTGCTGCCGACGAGGCCGATGTCCGGATCTGGCTCGACGCACCACTCCATGTTCGTGCTGCCCGGATCGCCGACCGTGAGGACAAATCGGTCGACCAGGCCAAACGCGAGACTGAAGAACGGGAGGCAAGCGAGCGCGACCGGTATCTCGACTACTACGATATCGACATCGCCGATCTATCGATCTACGACCTGAGTATCAACACCGCTCGCTGGGACGAGGCGACGGTGTTCGACCTCCTCGTCGAATCCGTCGAGGGGTATGACGCCGCGAGCGACGAAGGCAAGCTACAAATCACCGCCGACTACGAGTTCTAA
- a CDS encoding DUF106 domain-containing protein, with product MVRTAEKVESLVEEDESFADAITAIKSVADENGGHVEWTDVENEVTSGQWGRLIEKGVLRSSDDGFEFSDPDGVEDVIDEDGGVTFPDPDTPEIEEESSWTQWDKMAGLATIAMMVGYYFDPVRDIIGGTINLFLGPIDAVLPFYAVILIAAMLTGMYSTLLQANLMDMEKMSKYQEQMKALQDRREEAKERGDDEALERIQEEQMEAMGDQIGMFKEQFRPMVWIMVLTIPIFLWIYWAVNAGQLTAAEETMVMPFAGEVTLASGIVGPMQSWIVWYFLCSLGFTQLIRKALNINTTPS from the coding sequence ATGGTTCGGACAGCGGAGAAAGTAGAGTCTCTCGTCGAGGAAGACGAGAGCTTCGCGGACGCGATCACGGCGATCAAATCCGTCGCCGACGAGAACGGCGGCCACGTCGAGTGGACCGACGTCGAGAACGAGGTCACCAGCGGCCAGTGGGGTCGTCTGATCGAAAAGGGTGTTCTCCGGAGTAGTGACGACGGGTTCGAGTTCTCCGACCCCGACGGCGTCGAGGATGTCATCGATGAAGATGGCGGCGTCACGTTCCCGGATCCGGACACTCCCGAAATCGAGGAGGAAAGCTCCTGGACACAGTGGGACAAGATGGCCGGTCTGGCAACGATCGCGATGATGGTCGGCTACTACTTCGATCCCGTACGAGACATTATCGGTGGGACGATCAACCTCTTTCTGGGCCCGATCGACGCCGTGTTGCCGTTCTATGCAGTGATCCTGATCGCTGCGATGCTGACCGGGATGTACTCGACGCTGCTGCAGGCCAACCTGATGGACATGGAGAAGATGTCCAAGTACCAGGAACAGATGAAGGCCCTGCAGGACCGTCGTGAGGAGGCCAAAGAGCGCGGTGACGACGAGGCACTCGAACGCATTCAGGAAGAACAGATGGAGGCGATGGGCGACCAGATCGGGATGTTTAAAGAGCAGTTCCGGCCGATGGTCTGGATCATGGTCCTTACCATCCCGATCTTCCTGTGGATCTACTGGGCGGTCAACGCAGGGCAGCTCACGGCGGCCGAGGAAACGATGGTCATGCCCTTCGCTGGCGAAGTGACGCTCGCTTCGGGAATCGTCGGGCCCATGCAGTCCTGGATCGTCTGGTACTTCCTGTGCTCGCTCGGGTTCACCCAGTTGATCCGGAAGGCGCTGAATATCAACACGACGCCGTCCTGA
- a CDS encoding adenylate kinase — protein MASPNVLLLGAPGAGKGTQSARISEQFDVEHVTTGDALRANKGMDISHLDTEYDTPGEYMDQGELVPDEVVNEIVKTALQEADGYVLDGYPRNLDQAEYLDEITDLDAVLLLDVGTEELLRRLTGRRVDPETGDTYHTEFDMPDDEEVRERLVQREDDTEETARERLSVFEENTQPVVDHFETEGTLVRIDGEQSPDEVWADVEAAIENAV, from the coding sequence ATGGCCAGTCCAAACGTACTGCTACTCGGAGCCCCCGGAGCAGGGAAAGGCACACAGAGCGCACGCATCAGCGAGCAGTTCGACGTCGAGCACGTCACTACGGGTGACGCGCTGCGCGCGAACAAGGGGATGGATATCAGCCATCTCGATACGGAGTACGACACGCCCGGCGAGTACATGGATCAGGGCGAACTCGTCCCCGACGAAGTCGTCAACGAGATCGTCAAGACGGCACTCCAGGAAGCGGACGGCTACGTCCTCGACGGCTATCCGCGCAATCTCGATCAGGCCGAGTATCTCGACGAGATCACCGATCTCGACGCCGTTTTGCTGCTCGACGTCGGCACCGAGGAGCTACTTCGCAGACTGACCGGTCGTCGTGTCGACCCAGAGACCGGCGACACCTACCATACCGAATTCGACATGCCGGACGACGAGGAGGTCCGGGAGCGGCTCGTCCAGCGCGAGGACGACACGGAGGAGACGGCTCGCGAACGGCTGAGCGTCTTCGAGGAGAACACCCAGCCGGTAGTCGATCACTTCGAGACGGAAGGAACGCTGGTCCGGATCGACGGCGAACAGTCCCCCGACGAGGTCTGGGCGGACGTCGAAGCTGCGATCGAGAACGCGGTCTAG
- a CDS encoding VOC family protein: MPATAHHVGITVSSLEEVLPFYRDVLGLDVITRFSVSGEAFATGVGVENATGSFAHLDGDGTRIELVEYDPEGADIEEPSLNRPGAIHLGLDVDDIDAFYEALPEDVETISEPQTTESGTRICFLRDPEKNLVEVLEQ; this comes from the coding sequence ATGCCCGCAACCGCACACCATGTCGGCATCACCGTCTCGTCGCTCGAAGAGGTCCTGCCGTTCTACCGGGACGTGCTAGGACTGGATGTCATCACCCGATTTTCCGTCTCCGGGGAGGCGTTCGCGACTGGCGTCGGCGTCGAAAATGCTACTGGCTCCTTTGCCCACCTGGATGGCGATGGAACCCGCATTGAACTCGTCGAGTACGATCCAGAAGGGGCGGATATCGAGGAGCCGTCCCTCAATCGCCCTGGCGCGATTCATCTCGGACTCGACGTAGATGATATCGACGCATTCTACGAGGCCCTTCCCGAGGATGTCGAGACGATCAGCGAGCCGCAGACGACCGAGAGCGGGACGCGGATCTGTTTCCTCCGGGATCCGGAGAAGAACCTCGTCGAGGTTCTGGAGCAATAG
- a CDS encoding DEAD/DEAH box helicase encodes MTTDSHTTTIDIEHLIETFPREGVSLDSQSITYRPLSPREAETIPASEVLRPGLDERYPYDPFSHQADALAALAQGKNVTVATSTSSGKTDIYALQIARNLLDAEVLAPDGSRTGEDGATALCIYPTKALAADQHEALDDLYDEMGLDVRVARYDGDTPRADRREIRERADVILTNPMGVSTYLHDHDRWSRFYSGLDLVVLDESHTHTGVQGMHVAWILRRLRRVVDHWGGNPQYVLTSATIGNPAEHSEQLLDEAVTVVDDDGSPRGPRDLLLWNPPPTDGDDTHSDGAVFAADEPPTAPGVDGGITARLPASVDAPRVWNHLTYHGVDSLLFCPSRKLTEIAVQRANEHRESAGSQYPPPRPELAAYNAGMGRVTRQDRERSFKDGSIAGLATTSALELGIDIGDLDGVVLLGYPGQRQRFWQRIGRAGRGGSRSVGVLVADHRTLDQYVIDNPEYLLDTDVEDAVVDTGNDAVFAQHLLCAADEIALDESDIDTFAGEKRLRAGVEMWRRTGRLTGYLDAVVHYAGARRPQTGVSIYGTGGDEYELRLADGVDESAVGEFDAENVAQNRAYRDYHEGAVRLFDGEQFEVTGVHDDRPQPTIELEPVDREYYTRTLTDVNVVDAESEQSREVNGFRLHFGTGTVLVHHHSYDQVYIESNEPKERMLPTGRPPIQMDTQLCWVEVPEDVERSLLAKYREHGTETGIDPERADAPQMGYVAGLHAAEHAMIKTAPLELLVDQNDLGGLSTLVLDSHYASPEHDELGATASQSMDAVEAVIANRAAESDGTASGWFLYDGVEGGIGFARAIYEEFETLSAHARDRLEDCECGRPDGCPACTYSENCGNDNAPLLRGSAIDVFEYLLGERSRGELDEGSESQRRPALFYA; translated from the coding sequence ATGACCACCGATTCACACACTACGACGATCGATATCGAACACCTGATCGAGACGTTCCCCCGAGAGGGCGTCTCACTCGACTCGCAGTCGATCACGTACCGGCCACTTTCGCCCCGTGAAGCCGAAACGATCCCGGCAAGCGAGGTGCTCCGCCCTGGTCTCGACGAGCGATATCCCTATGACCCGTTCAGTCATCAGGCGGACGCGCTTGCCGCGCTGGCTCAGGGCAAGAACGTCACTGTCGCCACGTCCACCTCCTCGGGAAAGACCGACATCTACGCACTGCAGATCGCCCGGAACCTGCTCGACGCGGAGGTGCTCGCGCCCGATGGCTCCCGGACCGGCGAGGACGGCGCGACGGCACTGTGCATCTACCCGACGAAGGCGCTGGCGGCCGACCAGCACGAGGCGCTGGACGACCTCTACGACGAGATGGGCCTCGATGTCCGTGTTGCCCGGTACGACGGCGACACCCCACGGGCCGATCGACGGGAGATCCGTGAGCGCGCCGACGTGATCCTGACGAACCCGATGGGCGTGAGCACGTATTTGCACGACCACGACCGCTGGAGCCGGTTCTACTCGGGACTCGACCTCGTGGTACTCGACGAATCCCACACTCACACCGGCGTTCAGGGGATGCACGTTGCCTGGATACTCCGGCGACTCCGCCGGGTCGTCGACCACTGGGGCGGCAACCCACAGTACGTCCTGACCTCTGCGACGATCGGCAACCCGGCCGAGCATTCCGAACAACTGCTCGATGAGGCCGTGACGGTGGTCGACGATGACGGCTCGCCGCGCGGGCCGCGCGACCTGCTGCTGTGGAACCCGCCGCCGACCGATGGCGACGACACGCACAGCGACGGGGCGGTCTTCGCCGCGGATGAACCGCCGACCGCACCGGGTGTCGACGGCGGAATCACTGCACGACTCCCTGCGTCGGTCGATGCGCCACGGGTCTGGAACCACCTCACCTACCATGGCGTCGACTCGCTGTTGTTCTGCCCGAGCCGAAAGCTCACCGAGATTGCAGTCCAGCGAGCCAATGAGCATCGAGAATCAGCCGGGAGTCAGTACCCGCCGCCACGGCCAGAACTTGCGGCGTACAACGCGGGGATGGGCCGGGTTACCCGCCAGGATCGGGAGAGGTCGTTCAAAGACGGCTCGATAGCTGGTCTCGCTACCACCTCCGCGCTCGAACTCGGTATCGACATTGGGGACCTCGACGGCGTGGTCCTGCTGGGCTACCCAGGCCAGCGCCAGCGGTTCTGGCAGCGGATCGGCCGGGCGGGACGTGGAGGTTCGCGGAGCGTCGGCGTACTCGTCGCAGACCACCGCACTCTCGACCAGTACGTCATCGACAACCCCGAGTACCTCCTCGATACCGACGTCGAGGACGCGGTCGTCGACACCGGCAACGACGCCGTCTTCGCCCAGCATCTACTCTGTGCGGCCGACGAGATCGCCCTGGATGAGTCTGATATCGACACGTTCGCGGGGGAAAAGCGACTCCGCGCTGGCGTCGAGATGTGGCGACGCACCGGGCGGCTGACCGGCTATCTCGACGCCGTCGTCCATTACGCAGGTGCGCGCCGTCCGCAGACCGGGGTGAGTATCTACGGTACTGGCGGCGACGAGTACGAACTCCGGCTCGCTGACGGAGTCGATGAGTCGGCTGTCGGCGAGTTCGACGCCGAGAACGTGGCCCAAAACCGCGCGTACCGGGACTACCACGAGGGCGCAGTGCGGCTGTTCGATGGCGAGCAATTCGAGGTCACGGGTGTCCACGATGACCGCCCCCAGCCCACCATCGAACTCGAACCGGTGGACCGGGAGTACTACACTCGGACGCTCACCGACGTGAACGTCGTCGACGCCGAATCCGAACAATCCCGCGAGGTCAACGGTTTTCGGCTTCACTTCGGCACCGGGACCGTCCTCGTACATCACCACTCCTACGATCAGGTCTATATCGAATCGAACGAGCCCAAAGAGCGAATGCTCCCGACCGGTCGCCCGCCGATCCAGATGGACACCCAGCTTTGCTGGGTCGAAGTCCCCGAGGACGTCGAGCGTAGCCTCCTCGCGAAGTACCGCGAACACGGCACCGAAACCGGCATCGACCCCGAGCGGGCGGATGCGCCACAGATGGGCTACGTCGCGGGCCTGCACGCCGCCGAGCACGCGATGATCAAGACCGCACCGCTGGAACTGCTGGTCGACCAGAACGACCTCGGGGGCCTCTCGACGCTCGTGCTCGACAGCCACTACGCGAGCCCCGAACACGACGAACTTGGAGCGACCGCGTCCCAGTCCATGGATGCGGTCGAAGCGGTGATCGCCAACCGGGCCGCCGAGTCGGATGGAACCGCCTCCGGCTGGTTCCTCTACGACGGCGTCGAGGGAGGGATCGGCTTCGCGCGAGCGATCTACGAGGAGTTCGAGACGCTGTCTGCCCACGCCCGGGATCGGCTCGAAGACTGCGAGTGTGGCCGCCCTGACGGCTGTCCAGCCTGCACGTACTCGGAGAACTGCGGCAACGATAACGCGCCGCTGCTACGTGGGTCGGCCATTGACGTCTTCGAGTATTTGCTGGGCGAGCGATCGAGAGGGGAACTCGACGAGGGGAGTGAGTCGCAGCGACGCCCCGCACTGTTTTACGCCTGA
- a CDS encoding ribonuclease H-like domain-containing protein, whose product MAPGTSLDLLSIPGANSKLSPRAIEDALEYFDPEAVCLVDGFDPSLYGGIRTATDVPVIAPSAGIGTISHHRRRDDGAVLEAATVDSSETTHDLLTVRDRTALDELSVAFSDNQYSTCETVTVLVVPDLGVEYDTTTLSARLPGADALATIQESVAGPLLVLAGRQPANYHHVWESDHGVPEVTVHGMAAAENPAELTLICCTETGAAAGESVGADSLGLRSIQGIGSKTEETLHRRGIATRADLVETSISTLAELPGIGRESAETMHAHADVIETGDPLRLTNESLPVLRNGRPPICLDIETDGLSPTVVWQFGLYDPEADEYTAFIEDETPTDPEANVRRFCDYLFGTHAGRTLLTWNGDGFDYPVIERFLRQHAPKYVDAWADLWKHDLYSWGVRESNALFPGRTNRLDDVARALGYEGVETGLTGAQTAAAYQRFMRAPDDPAAEPDWNRHRRYCEDDCRALWHVWQAIEDARRRDPTDSATDTGGQQTGLTDF is encoded by the coding sequence ATGGCTCCCGGAACGTCGCTCGATCTCCTCTCGATTCCCGGAGCGAACAGCAAACTCTCCCCCAGAGCGATCGAGGATGCACTGGAGTATTTCGATCCGGAGGCTGTCTGTCTTGTCGACGGGTTCGATCCCTCGCTGTACGGTGGCATCCGCACTGCCACGGACGTCCCAGTGATCGCGCCATCGGCAGGGATTGGTACCATTTCACACCATCGGCGGCGGGACGACGGAGCAGTCCTCGAGGCAGCCACTGTCGACAGCTCCGAGACAACACACGATCTCTTGACAGTTCGAGATCGAACCGCCCTCGATGAGCTTTCGGTGGCGTTCTCAGATAACCAGTACTCGACATGCGAAACTGTCACTGTTCTCGTGGTCCCCGATCTCGGGGTCGAGTACGATACGACAACCCTGAGTGCTCGATTGCCGGGAGCGGATGCACTGGCAACGATTCAGGAGTCGGTTGCCGGGCCGCTGCTTGTCCTCGCGGGACGCCAGCCTGCGAACTATCATCACGTCTGGGAGAGTGACCACGGCGTACCGGAAGTGACCGTGCACGGAATGGCGGCGGCGGAGAACCCGGCCGAGTTGACGCTGATTTGCTGTACGGAAACCGGCGCGGCTGCCGGTGAGTCCGTCGGGGCCGACAGTCTCGGTCTCCGTTCGATCCAGGGAATCGGATCGAAGACGGAGGAAACACTCCACCGCCGCGGTATTGCGACACGAGCAGACCTTGTCGAAACGTCGATCTCAACGCTCGCCGAACTCCCCGGCATCGGACGGGAATCGGCTGAGACGATGCACGCCCATGCTGACGTGATCGAGACCGGCGATCCGCTACGGCTGACGAACGAGTCCCTTCCTGTACTGCGGAATGGGCGGCCGCCGATCTGTCTCGATATCGAGACTGACGGGCTCTCGCCGACGGTCGTCTGGCAGTTCGGTCTCTACGACCCGGAAGCGGACGAGTACACGGCGTTCATCGAGGACGAGACGCCCACCGATCCCGAAGCGAACGTCCGGCGGTTCTGTGACTACCTCTTTGGCACGCACGCCGGGCGAACGCTTCTGACCTGGAACGGCGACGGCTTCGATTATCCAGTCATCGAGCGATTCCTGCGCCAGCACGCTCCTAAATACGTCGACGCGTGGGCCGATCTCTGGAAACACGATCTGTACTCGTGGGGCGTCAGAGAGAGCAACGCCCTCTTTCCGGGCCGGACGAATCGGCTCGACGATGTGGCCCGCGCGCTCGGGTACGAGGGCGTGGAGACGGGACTGACAGGTGCTCAGACCGCCGCGGCTTACCAGCGGTTCATGCGTGCTCCCGACGATCCGGCCGCAGAACCTGATTGGAATCGGCATCGCCGATACTGCGAGGACGACTGCCGAGCGCTCTGGCATGTCTGGCAGGCGATCGAAGACGCCAGACGCCGCGACCCGACCGACAGTGCAACCGACACCGGGGGCCAGCAGACCGGACTCACCGACTTCTGA
- a CDS encoding DUF411 domain-containing protein, which yields MSRTRRSLLITGVAAAGAALAGCLDGSASPDEEASFTQATSYMEPSCECCVVHAEYLDETDAEINAVELSNEELDELNRELGIPSDYRSCHVTEVENYAIAGHVPVGVINEILEAEPSADVITLPDMPSGSPGMPGSKEEEWVFYAIDDDGNIEEFTRK from the coding sequence ATGAGTCGGACCAGACGATCGCTACTGATAACCGGAGTTGCTGCCGCGGGAGCCGCGCTTGCCGGATGTCTTGATGGGTCGGCGAGCCCGGACGAGGAGGCCTCCTTTACGCAGGCCACGTCGTATATGGAACCGAGCTGTGAATGTTGCGTGGTTCACGCGGAGTATCTCGACGAAACTGACGCAGAGATCAATGCCGTCGAACTGTCGAACGAAGAGCTTGACGAACTGAATCGAGAACTGGGAATTCCGTCGGACTACCGGAGCTGCCACGTGACCGAAGTCGAAAACTATGCTATTGCTGGACACGTTCCAGTCGGCGTGATCAACGAAATCCTCGAAGCGGAACCGTCCGCGGACGTCATCACCCTCCCCGATATGCCGTCGGGGTCGCCGGGGATGCCCGGCTCAAAAGAAGAGGAATGGGTGTTCTACGCGATCGACGACGATGGGAATATCGAGGAGTTCACTCGAAAATGA